TGCTTCGGCACGAAATCCCCGCCGTCGGCGCCGGCCCCGGTCAGCAGCGCCCCGATCCGGTCCAGCAGTTCGCTGTCGCCGGCGGCACGTTCCACCTCCAACTCCCGGAAGGCGCCGGCCGGCTGGTCGGCCGGGTCGAGCACCGTGACCCGGTCGTCGGCGATCTCGGCCAGCAGCGTGCCGGCGGCGTCGTGCACCGCCGACCGGCGCCGCCGGGTGCGCAGCACCGCCACCGGAGCGAGGTCGGCGCCCCGGGTGAAGGCGGTGACCAGTTCGGCCAGCTCACGGGGGACGCCCGAGCCCCGCCGGCCCGGCCGGGAGACCTCGTGCCGCACGCCGGTGGCACCGGTCGGCAGCTTGACGGTCCACGGCTCGCGTTCGCCCCGGCGGTGCCGCAGCGACACTCCGGCCCGGGTCAGCCGCAGATCGGCGGTGTCGAAGTAGGTCGCGACCAACCGGACCGGTCGCTGCGCGGTGATCCGACCGTCGGCCGGCACGGCCGGGGACAGGTCCGGCACGACGAAGTCGTCAGGCACCTGGTACTTGCGTTCTTCTTCCAGCATGGTGATCTCCACCCTAAGCCCGGACCCCGGTCACCCGGGGGTCCCGCCCACCCGCCGCAGCAGCAACTCCTGCAGGTGCCGCAGTGGCGTCTCCGGTGAGCCGGTACGCCGGCTCCAGCTCGCGTCGGCGGCCAACTCGAACGCCTCCACCTCCGGGCCCATCGCGCAGGTCAGCACGTGGTCCAGCTCGGCGCGGGCCACCGGGTCGCTCACCTGCACCAGCGCCTCCACCCGGCGGTCCAGGTTGCGGTGCATCAGGTCGGCCGAGCCCAACCAGAACTCGGCGTCACCGTTGTTGCCGAACCGGAAGATCCGGGAGTGCTCCAGGAACCGGCCGAGGATCGAGCGGACCCGGATGTTCTCCGACAGCCCCGGCACCCCCGGGCGCAGCGTGCACATGCCCCGGATCAGCAGGTCGACGTGCACCCCGGCCTGGGAGGCCCGGTAGAGCGCGTCCACGATCTCCTCGTCGACAAGCGAGTTCACCTTGAACTGCACAAGCCCCGGCATGCCGAGCCGGACGTGCCCGATCTCCCGCTCGATCCGCTCGACCAGCCCACGCCGGATGCCCTGCGGGGCCACCAGCAACCGCCGGAACGCGGTCTGCCGGCTGTACCCGGTCAGCACGTTGAACAGGTCGGTCAGGTCCGCCCCGATCTCCGGGTCGGCGGTGAGCAGCCCGAAGTCCTCGTACAGTCGGGCGGTCTTGGGGTGGTAGTTGCCGGTGCCGATGTGGCAGTACCGGCGGATCTGGTTGCCCTCCTGGCGGACCACCAGCGCGGTCTTGCAGTGCGTCTTCAGCCCGACCAGGCCGTAGACCACGTGGCAGCCGGCCCGTTCCAGGGTGCGGGCCCAGCCGATGTTGGCCACCTCGTCGAAGCGCGCCTTCAGCTCCACCAGCACCACCACCTGCTTGCCGGCGGCGGCGGCGTCGACAAGCGCGTCGACGATCGGGGAGTCCCCGCTGGTGCGGTAGAGGGTCTGCTTGATGGCCAGCACGTTCGGGTCGGCGGCGGCCTGCTCGACGAAGCGCTGCACGCTGGTGGCGAAGGAGTGGTACGGGTGGTGCACCAGGATGTCGCCGTCGCGCAGGGTGGCGAAGACGCTGCGCGGCACCTCACCCTCGACGAGCCGGGGATGGGTGGCCGGCACGAACGGCGGGTCCTTCAGGTCGGGGCGGTCGGCCTCGCCGTAGACCTGCCAGAGCGCGGAGAGGTCCAGCAGACCCCGGACCCGCAGCACATCCTGCGCGTCCATGTCCAGCTCCCGGACCAGCAGCTCCA
Above is a window of Micromonospora yangpuensis DNA encoding:
- a CDS encoding RNA degradosome polyphosphate kinase; protein product: MATRDRPARVGLDAAAASAGLAEVLDEGPYGEQPPPTGPAPTGQRLPEERFLNRELSWLDFNARVLALAEDQRTPLLERAKFLAIFASNLDEFFMVRIAGLKRRLSAGLPVRGGDRLPLRTQLELIAEKTAALAARQASCLVDDVLPKLAAEDIRVLRWGDLDDAERERLRTWFREHIFPVLTPLAVDPAHPFPYISGRSLNLAVAVRDPDGGSELFARVKVPNNVPRFVRVDRDRPGVRFVPVEDVISVHLGQLFSGMQVVECHLFRVTRNAEVEVDEDRDEDLLQALERELARRRFGPPVRLEVAASISDHMLELLVRELDMDAQDVLRVRGLLDLSALWQVYGEADRPDLKDPPFVPATHPRLVEGEVPRSVFATLRDGDILVHHPYHSFATSVQRFVEQAAADPNVLAIKQTLYRTSGDSPIVDALVDAAAAGKQVVVLVELKARFDEVANIGWARTLERAGCHVVYGLVGLKTHCKTALVVRQEGNQIRRYCHIGTGNYHPKTARLYEDFGLLTADPEIGADLTDLFNVLTGYSRQTAFRRLLVAPQGIRRGLVERIEREIGHVRLGMPGLVQFKVNSLVDEEIVDALYRASQAGVHVDLLIRGMCTLRPGVPGLSENIRVRSILGRFLEHSRIFRFGNNGDAEFWLGSADLMHRNLDRRVEALVQVSDPVARAELDHVLTCAMGPEVEAFELAADASWSRRTGSPETPLRHLQELLLRRVGGTPG